One window of Felis catus isolate Fca126 chromosome D4, F.catus_Fca126_mat1.0, whole genome shotgun sequence genomic DNA carries:
- the LOC111559126 gene encoding olfactory receptor 1L8-like — MERVNQTSSVSEFILLGLSSRPGDQKPLFILFLTMYLVTITGNLLIILAIHSDSQLQTPMYFFLSFLSFTDICFTTTIVPRMLVSFLSEKTISYAECLTQMYFIYALGNTDSCLLAVMALDRYVAICDPFHYVTIMNHHRCVLLVAFSCSLPHLHSLLHTLLLNRLTFCDNNVIHHFLCDINSLLKLSCSSTFLNEIVIMSEGPVVLVTPFVCITFSYIRILITVLKIPSAAGKRKAFSTCGSHLTVVTLFYGSIFYVYLQPLSTYTARDHIATLVYTVLTSMLNPFIYSLRNKDLKQGLRKLMGRRKSQAAPS, encoded by the coding sequence ATGGAAAGAGTCAACCAAACCAGCAGTGTTTCTGAGTTCATCCTCCTGGGACTCTCCTCCCGGCCTGGGGACCAGAAGCCACTCTTTATCCTCTTCCTCACCATGTACCTGGTCACCATAACAGGGAACCTGCTCATCATCCTCGCCATCCACTCTGACTCCCAGCTCCAAAcccccatgtatttcttcctgagtttCCTGTCCTTCACTGACATTTGCTTTACAACAACCATTGTCCCCAGGATGCTAGTGAGCTTCCTGTCAGAGAAGACCATCTCCTATGCTGAGTGCCTGAcacagatgtattttatttatgctcTGGGCAACACTGACAGCTGCCTCCTGGCGGTCATGGCCCttgaccgctatgtggccatctgtgaCCCCTTCCACTATGTCACCATCATGAACCACCACCGCTGTGTCCTGCTGGTGGCCTTTTCCTGCTCACTTCCTCACCTCCACTCACTCCTACACACACTGCTACTGAATCGTCTCACCTTCTGTGACAACAATGTTATCCATCACTTCCTCTGTGACATCAACTCTCTGCTGAAATTGTCCTGCTCCTCCACATTTCTCAATGAAATTGTGATAATGTCCGAAGGCCCTGTTGTTTTGGTGACCCCCTTTGTGTGCATCACTTTCTCTTACATACGAATCCTCATCACAGTTCTCAAGATCCCCTCAGCTGCTGGGAAACGcaaagccttctccacctgtggctcTCACCTCACTGTGGTAACCCTCTTTTATGGAAGCATCTTCTATGTCTATTTACAGCCCCTGTCCACCTACACTGCCAGGGACCACATAGCAACACTTGTCTACACAGTTCTTACCTCCATGCTGAACCCTTTTATCTATAGCCTGAGAAACAAAGACCTGAAACAGGGCCTGAGGAAGCTGATGGGCAGGAGGAAATCCCAGGCAGCACCCTCTTGA